From a region of the Sporosarcina ureilytica genome:
- the lepA gene encoding translation elongation factor 4 has product MNSEQKLARQKNIRNFSIIAHIDHGKSTLADRILEQTNTLTAREMTTQTLDSMDLEKERGITIKLNAVQLTYTARDGEEYTFHLIDTPGHVDFTYEVSRSLAACEGAILVVDAAQGIEAQTLANVYLAIDNDLEILPVINKIDLPAADPERVKAEVEDVIGLDASEAVHASAKAGIGIEDILEQIVEKVPAPTGDPDAPLKALIFDSHYDQYRGVIAYIRVIDGSVKPGDKIRMMATGKEFEVLETGVFTPHETPMKELNIGDVGYLSASIKNVGDTQVGDTITKADNPAEEALPGYRRMNPMVFCGLYPIDTSKYNDLREALEKLELNDSALEYEPETSQALGFGYRCGFLGLLHMEIIQERIEREFNIELITTAPSVIYNVVTTDGEHHKVDNPYMMPDAPLIDYVEEPYVKASIMVPEDFVGPVMELCQRKRGNFITMDYLASSRVNVVYELPLAEIVFDFFDMLKSNTRGYASLDYEMIGYKASKLVKMDILLNGEQIDALSFIVHRDFSYERGKAIVEKLRELIPRQQFEVPVQAAIGQKIIARSTIKSIGKNVLAKCYGGDISRKRKLLEKQKEGKKRMKQVGSVEVPQEAFMAVLKMDEE; this is encoded by the coding sequence ATGAATTCAGAACAGAAATTAGCGCGTCAGAAAAATATTAGAAACTTTTCTATCATTGCCCATATTGACCATGGGAAATCTACACTTGCTGACCGAATCTTGGAACAAACGAATACATTAACAGCGAGAGAAATGACTACGCAAACATTAGACTCAATGGATCTAGAAAAAGAGCGTGGCATTACGATTAAGTTAAATGCGGTTCAGTTGACGTATACGGCAAGAGATGGGGAAGAATATACATTTCACCTCATTGATACGCCAGGACACGTCGACTTTACATACGAAGTGTCAAGGAGTTTAGCGGCTTGTGAAGGTGCCATCCTGGTCGTCGACGCGGCGCAAGGAATTGAAGCACAGACGCTTGCGAACGTCTATTTAGCAATCGACAACGACCTTGAGATTTTACCGGTTATTAACAAAATCGACTTACCTGCTGCAGATCCTGAGCGAGTAAAAGCGGAAGTGGAGGATGTAATCGGTCTAGATGCATCTGAAGCTGTCCATGCCTCTGCAAAAGCAGGGATTGGTATTGAAGACATCTTAGAACAAATTGTAGAGAAAGTGCCTGCACCAACAGGAGATCCTGATGCGCCATTAAAGGCGTTAATTTTTGACTCTCACTACGACCAGTATAGAGGGGTTATTGCTTATATTCGAGTGATTGACGGGTCCGTAAAGCCTGGAGATAAAATTCGAATGATGGCAACAGGAAAAGAGTTTGAAGTGCTTGAAACAGGTGTCTTTACACCACATGAAACGCCGATGAAAGAATTGAATATTGGTGACGTTGGTTATTTATCAGCATCGATTAAAAACGTTGGTGATACACAAGTCGGGGATACAATTACAAAAGCGGACAATCCTGCAGAAGAAGCGCTACCTGGATATAGAAGAATGAATCCAATGGTTTTCTGTGGATTATATCCTATCGATACGTCCAAATATAATGACTTACGTGAAGCCTTAGAAAAGCTAGAGTTAAATGACTCTGCACTTGAATATGAGCCCGAAACATCTCAAGCTCTTGGATTCGGTTATCGTTGCGGTTTCTTAGGATTACTCCATATGGAAATTATTCAAGAACGTATCGAACGTGAGTTTAATATTGAACTTATCACTACTGCACCAAGCGTTATTTACAATGTCGTCACAACAGACGGGGAGCACCATAAAGTGGACAACCCATACATGATGCCAGATGCACCACTCATTGATTATGTAGAAGAACCATATGTAAAAGCATCCATTATGGTACCTGAAGACTTTGTTGGACCAGTTATGGAACTATGTCAAAGAAAGCGCGGAAATTTCATTACGATGGATTACTTAGCATCTTCTAGAGTTAACGTCGTGTATGAATTACCGTTAGCTGAAATCGTATTTGATTTCTTTGATATGTTAAAATCAAATACAAGAGGCTACGCTTCATTAGATTATGAAATGATTGGTTATAAGGCATCGAAGCTTGTCAAAATGGATATCTTATTAAATGGAGAACAAATTGATGCATTAAGCTTTATTGTCCATAGGGACTTCTCATACGAACGTGGAAAAGCGATTGTTGAAAAGTTACGTGAGCTTATCCCAAGACAACAATTTGAAGTACCTGTCCAAGCAGCAATTGGTCAAAAAATTATCGCCCGTTCCACGATTAAATCTATCGGGAAAAACGTACTTGCAAAATGTTACGGTGGAGACATTTCTCGTAAGCGTAAACTACTTGAAAAGCAAAAAGAAGGTAAAAAGCGTATGAAACAAGTAGGATCCGTTGAAGTTCCTCAAGAAGCATTTATGGCCGTATTGAAAATGGACGAAGAGTAA
- the rpsT gene encoding 30S ribosomal protein S20: protein MPNIKSAIKRVKQGAERNERNAHAKATMRTAIRKAELALDNKEENASVLLSHAVKLIDTAAGKGLIHKNNASRQKARLTRKAL from the coding sequence TTGCCAAACATTAAATCAGCTATTAAACGCGTAAAGCAAGGCGCAGAACGCAACGAACGTAACGCACATGCAAAAGCAACTATGCGTACTGCGATTCGTAAAGCAGAACTAGCTCTTGACAATAAAGAAGAGAACGCTTCAGTACTTCTGTCACATGCAGTGAAATTAATTGATACTGCCGCTGGAAAAGGCCTTATCCATAAAAACAATGCATCACGTCAAAAAGCACGTCTTACGAGAAAAGCGCTATAA
- the spoIIP gene encoding stage II sporulation protein P, with product MKKTLQIWSAFILILFLFPIIMNLLPNSTTSATSKLMKEPLKIVYASNVFQEEVQEEKKKALLYFTHNHEAFEPVTKEKSGKVTVSHRTENITKFGEKLQAQLAVNGIETDILPVNNMQELEKKRMPFSKAYHAVRPFVQQQIEQSDYDLILDMHRDSIGRDKTTISYEGENYAKVAFVIGLEHPNHKHNEEKAMRLKAEMEKRVPGITRGLIRKSGPGVDGKYNQDLHPNLLVIELGGIENKEDELNRTIAIVAEAATSILSNENDAEN from the coding sequence ATGAAGAAAACATTGCAAATATGGAGTGCTTTTATTCTTATTCTATTTCTATTCCCAATAATAATGAATCTCCTTCCAAACAGTACTACTTCAGCAACATCGAAACTAATGAAAGAGCCACTTAAAATTGTCTATGCCTCGAATGTGTTTCAAGAGGAAGTACAGGAAGAGAAGAAGAAAGCACTTCTTTACTTTACGCATAATCACGAAGCGTTTGAACCAGTGACGAAAGAAAAAAGTGGAAAAGTAACCGTTTCGCACCGAACTGAAAATATTACAAAGTTTGGTGAAAAACTACAAGCACAACTTGCGGTAAATGGGATAGAAACGGATATATTACCGGTAAATAACATGCAGGAACTTGAAAAGAAGCGTATGCCTTTTTCAAAAGCTTATCACGCAGTTCGTCCTTTTGTACAACAGCAAATTGAGCAGTCTGACTATGACTTGATACTTGATATGCATCGTGATTCGATTGGTCGGGATAAAACAACCATCAGTTATGAAGGGGAAAACTATGCAAAAGTGGCTTTCGTTATTGGGTTAGAACATCCAAATCATAAGCATAACGAGGAAAAGGCGATGAGGCTAAAGGCAGAAATGGAGAAACGAGTTCCGGGGATTACTCGTGGGCTAATTAGAAAAAGTGGGCCAGGAGTGGACGGGAAATATAATCAAGACTTACATCCTAATTTACTTGTTATTGAATTAGGCGGCATTGAAAACAAAGAAGATGAATTAAATCGGACAATTGCAATCGTAGCTGAAGCGGCAACTTCAATTTTATCGAATGAAAATGACGCAGAAAATTGA
- the gpr gene encoding GPR endopeptidase codes for MEKFDFYRTDLLVESEEMVRHQTESEKDKLEESKGIIFNESTHGRVKLTEVVVDELGEKRIGKKKGNYITLTVPSLTPNDSEEITQLSQLLIDKLDGIVKNKEAIANGKILFIGLGNREVTPDAVGPLAMDRLREIVAEYYTEDGGEVFVYAPGVTIQTGLETADFIKAVVSEVEPDLLIVIDALAARDSSRLCRTIQLTDTGIHPGSGVGNSRKEVSEETLGLPVIAIGIPTVVDGPVLIADAIDTMFSYIASKIEEEKSPSSSLSVTPWLRSENKEVDRSVLKPIFGDWAEWPHEERVQLFEEVLTNHELRTFVSPKEVDAWVALYAENLSTSLSHWVRSIKK; via the coding sequence ATGGAGAAATTTGATTTTTATCGGACAGACCTCCTTGTCGAAAGTGAAGAAATGGTCCGTCATCAAACTGAGAGTGAAAAAGATAAACTAGAGGAATCGAAAGGAATAATATTTAACGAATCAACGCATGGGAGAGTTAAGTTAACGGAAGTTGTCGTAGATGAATTAGGCGAAAAACGAATCGGGAAGAAAAAAGGAAATTATATTACGTTAACAGTGCCTTCATTAACGCCAAATGATAGTGAGGAAATCACACAGTTATCCCAACTGTTAATAGACAAGCTAGACGGTATTGTGAAAAATAAAGAAGCTATTGCTAATGGAAAGATTTTATTTATTGGATTGGGAAATAGGGAAGTTACGCCAGATGCAGTTGGTCCGTTAGCGATGGATAGGTTAAGGGAAATTGTGGCGGAATATTATACTGAAGACGGCGGAGAAGTGTTTGTCTATGCACCAGGCGTAACGATTCAAACCGGTTTGGAAACTGCTGATTTTATTAAAGCCGTTGTTTCGGAAGTTGAGCCGGATTTACTTATCGTTATTGATGCACTGGCTGCTCGTGATTCATCTAGGTTATGTCGAACGATTCAATTAACAGATACTGGTATCCATCCAGGTTCTGGTGTAGGCAATAGCCGAAAAGAAGTATCGGAGGAAACATTAGGTCTGCCAGTGATTGCAATTGGCATACCGACAGTTGTAGATGGTCCTGTACTTATCGCAGATGCGATCGATACAATGTTTAGTTATATTGCATCGAAGATTGAAGAAGAAAAAAGTCCATCTTCAAGTTTGTCAGTGACCCCTTGGCTACGTTCGGAAAACAAAGAAGTAGATCGTTCCGTTTTAAAACCAATTTTTGGAGACTGGGCAGAATGGCCGCATGAAGAACGCGTTCAGCTTTTTGAAGAAGTGTTAACGAATCATGAGCTGCGAACGTTCGTTTCACCTAAGGAAGTTGATGCTTGGGTTGCACTTTATGCGGAAAATTTATCTACCTCATTATCCCATTGGGTTCGTAGTATTAAAAAGTAA